A stretch of the Teretinema zuelzerae genome encodes the following:
- a CDS encoding YchJ family protein, which produces MEKNVCPCGSGKKFSECCGPIISGKTSAPTAESLMRARYSAYVMHEIDFIAASCVREEGANDIDMEETRKWSEESEWLGLKIHGTKQGGPSDEEGIVEFSAYYSRKGLKDEHREVAGFKKVDGKWLYAEGNLTPTTIVRSVPKVGRNEPCPCGSGKKYKQCCGK; this is translated from the coding sequence ATGGAAAAGAATGTATGCCCCTGCGGAAGCGGAAAAAAATTCAGCGAGTGCTGCGGTCCGATCATTTCCGGTAAAACGTCGGCGCCTACTGCAGAAAGCCTTATGCGCGCCCGGTATTCAGCCTATGTCATGCACGAGATCGACTTCATCGCCGCCTCTTGCGTCCGGGAAGAGGGCGCGAACGATATCGACATGGAGGAAACCCGCAAGTGGAGCGAGGAATCCGAGTGGCTGGGCTTGAAGATCCACGGAACCAAACAGGGCGGCCCTTCCGACGAAGAAGGCATCGTCGAGTTCTCTGCCTATTATTCCAGAAAGGGCTTGAAGGACGAGCATCGGGAAGTCGCCGGCTTCAAGAAGGTCGACGGCAAGTGGCTCTACGCCGAGGGGAATCTGACTCCCACCACGATCGTGCGCTCCGTGCCGAAGGTCGGCCGCAACGAGCCGTGCCCCTGCGGAAGCGGAAAAAAATATAAACAGTGCTGCGGTAAATAA
- a CDS encoding efflux RND transporter permease subunit has product MKISELSVRQPVTISMLFALICVVSAIFVPRLGVALFPSVTFPMLSVSTTYGNVGPAEVEQNVTKLLESRLSVVSGLKSMTSTSSAGRSNISLEFGYDTDLTEASDAINQILSRVVRMLPDECDTPILRKFDINSMPIMRLTVRGDLPISELKALAEDKIAPLLERVDGVAATNVSGGANKIIRVDVTENRLRAYGLTLSGIASSLAVRNIQSSGGTMTEDGKNYQIFVDEKFRTLDDIRQTVVAGVSIPAVGSSVTRSNVVRLEDVAEVSDSYDYSGNAVYIDGVPGLYISVTNETDSNSTSVAEAVRDAIPEINALLPFGVELSVLSDNTTMISSTMNEVYNSALQGAVLAMLVILLFLRSMKGTLIIGLSMPISILVTLLGMSLLDLTLNMMTMTGLILGIGMIVDSSIVVLDNIHRYREKGDNSAVAAIKGSGEVVIAITASTLTTLCVFLPVLIYKAELENLGQMFGDMVVTVVLSLTVSLFVSITLVPALSGSILRLNTRVQKPLRNPVVRRIDEAIERLFQRIEVGYARSLSFALRNRLLVLTFVAMLFGLSVIQFLSLGLSFAPQARTDDSVTISLTLPEGTDNSITEAILFQAQEIIVQKVKGYKSLILTVGTGNTGSIQITLPDIKKQTITPEEVRNLVQKDLAGIPGATFLFTAGRSFRPGSAIDVRLSSEDQTAVADTAARVVEILKGIPGLTEVKTDLEGGSPQYTVVVDRDRAAAFGVSVSAISSEIQAALNGIQSTTIQYGNEEVSIRVYLPDYEISSLSDLTRLSVKGTKGMVSLDNLVSFQSTTAPRTISREEGLRVNHVTAALELGTTANRLQPIVEKAIAEKLALPDSVALDYGGEAQDLSKSGGTMLLVILIAVILVFIVMAAQFESLVDPLIILVSIPLLLIGVVAVYTVSGQAFNLFSAVGIVALVGIVVNNGIVLVDYTNGLMKNKIPVGDACIAAARNRLRPILMTTLTTVFATIPMGFFPGEGGEQMQPIGVTIVGGILSGAVLTLFVTPIMYTLLNKRREKRFYDPDSLQNMLENYQS; this is encoded by the coding sequence ATGAAAATATCTGAGCTGAGCGTTCGCCAGCCGGTTACGATTTCCATGCTGTTCGCATTGATTTGCGTGGTTTCGGCCATCTTTGTTCCCCGGCTGGGCGTCGCGTTGTTTCCTTCGGTAACTTTTCCCATGCTTTCGGTTTCAACGACTTACGGAAACGTCGGTCCCGCGGAGGTCGAGCAGAACGTAACGAAGCTGCTGGAATCGCGCCTGAGCGTCGTTTCCGGGCTTAAATCGATGACGTCGACTTCTTCCGCGGGAAGAAGCAATATAAGCCTGGAGTTCGGCTACGATACCGACCTGACCGAGGCCTCCGACGCGATTAACCAGATTTTAAGCCGGGTAGTCCGGATGTTGCCGGACGAATGCGACACTCCTATTCTGAGAAAATTCGACATAAACTCCATGCCGATAATGCGCCTTACCGTGCGGGGCGATCTGCCCATAAGCGAACTGAAGGCTCTTGCCGAAGACAAGATCGCTCCTCTCCTTGAACGGGTGGACGGAGTGGCCGCCACGAACGTGTCGGGCGGGGCAAACAAGATAATCCGGGTAGACGTCACGGAAAACCGCTTGCGGGCCTACGGCCTTACCCTTTCGGGGATAGCGTCTTCTCTCGCCGTCAGGAATATTCAATCCTCCGGCGGGACGATGACCGAAGACGGGAAGAATTATCAGATCTTCGTCGACGAAAAATTCAGAACCCTGGACGATATCCGGCAAACCGTGGTCGCTGGCGTTTCGATTCCCGCAGTCGGTTCTTCGGTGACCAGGTCGAACGTGGTCAGGCTTGAAGACGTCGCCGAGGTTTCGGATTCCTACGATTACAGCGGGAACGCGGTCTATATAGACGGCGTTCCCGGTCTGTATATCTCTGTTACGAATGAAACGGATTCCAACAGCACGTCGGTAGCCGAAGCTGTACGCGATGCTATTCCGGAGATAAACGCCCTGCTGCCCTTCGGCGTGGAGCTTTCGGTATTGAGCGACAATACGACGATGATATCATCCACGATGAACGAAGTGTACAATTCAGCCCTCCAGGGCGCCGTGCTGGCGATGCTCGTCATCCTCCTCTTTCTTCGAAGCATGAAGGGCACCCTGATAATCGGCTTATCCATGCCGATTTCAATTTTAGTCACCCTTTTGGGAATGTCTCTGCTCGATCTGACTCTCAATATGATGACGATGACGGGCCTTATTCTCGGAATCGGAATGATCGTCGACTCTTCGATAGTCGTCCTGGACAACATTCACCGGTATCGCGAAAAAGGGGATAATTCCGCAGTCGCGGCGATTAAGGGAAGCGGGGAGGTCGTGATTGCGATCACCGCTTCCACGCTCACCACCCTCTGCGTCTTCCTCCCCGTGCTGATATACAAGGCTGAGCTCGAAAATCTGGGGCAGATGTTCGGCGACATGGTCGTAACGGTGGTTCTTTCGCTGACGGTGTCTCTGTTCGTCTCTATAACGCTGGTCCCCGCTCTGAGCGGAAGCATTCTCAGGCTCAATACGCGCGTTCAGAAACCGCTCCGCAATCCCGTTGTCCGGCGAATCGACGAAGCGATCGAACGGTTGTTTCAGCGGATCGAGGTCGGCTATGCACGCTCTCTCTCCTTCGCACTGCGCAACCGGCTGCTTGTTCTGACCTTCGTCGCGATGCTGTTCGGCCTGTCGGTGATTCAATTCCTCTCGCTTGGATTGAGTTTCGCTCCTCAGGCGCGTACGGACGACAGCGTGACGATATCGCTCACCCTGCCCGAGGGAACGGATAATTCCATTACCGAAGCGATTTTATTCCAGGCGCAGGAAATCATCGTTCAAAAGGTCAAAGGCTATAAAAGCCTTATCCTCACGGTCGGAACGGGAAATACGGGGAGCATTCAGATAACGCTACCCGATATCAAAAAACAAACGATTACCCCGGAGGAGGTGCGGAACCTGGTTCAAAAAGACCTCGCCGGGATTCCGGGTGCGACCTTCCTTTTTACCGCGGGCCGAAGTTTCAGGCCCGGGTCCGCTATAGACGTGCGGCTTTCGTCAGAAGATCAGACGGCTGTCGCCGATACCGCCGCCCGCGTCGTGGAAATCCTGAAGGGGATTCCCGGCCTCACGGAAGTGAAAACCGATCTCGAGGGTGGCAGCCCGCAGTATACGGTTGTCGTCGACCGCGACCGCGCGGCGGCCTTCGGGGTCTCCGTTTCCGCGATTTCCTCCGAGATACAGGCGGCCTTGAACGGCATCCAGTCCACGACGATACAATACGGCAACGAAGAGGTTTCGATCCGGGTCTATCTGCCGGACTATGAGATTTCCTCGCTCTCCGACCTGACGCGTCTTTCGGTGAAGGGCACGAAGGGAATGGTGTCCCTCGACAATCTGGTGTCCTTTCAGTCCACGACAGCGCCCCGTACCATATCCCGGGAAGAGGGGCTGCGGGTGAATCATGTCACCGCCGCCCTGGAGCTTGGTACGACGGCGAACCGGCTGCAGCCGATCGTGGAAAAGGCGATTGCTGAAAAGCTCGCGCTTCCCGATTCCGTCGCGCTCGACTACGGCGGCGAGGCCCAGGATTTATCAAAATCGGGGGGAACGATGCTCCTGGTTATCCTCATCGCCGTCATACTGGTTTTCATCGTGATGGCCGCCCAGTTCGAGTCTCTGGTGGACCCCCTCATCATTCTCGTGTCGATTCCGCTCCTCCTCATCGGCGTCGTCGCCGTCTACACGGTCAGCGGCCAGGCCTTCAACCTCTTTTCGGCGGTCGGCATCGTCGCCCTGGTCGGCATCGTGGTAAACAACGGCATCGTGCTGGTCGATTATACGAACGGATTGATGAAGAACAAAATTCCGGTGGGCGATGCCTGCATCGCTGCGGCGAGAAACCGCCTCAGGCCCATTCTTATGACTACGCTGACCACCGTTTTCGCCACGATTCCGATGGGGTTTTTCCCGGGAGAAGGCGGAGAGCAGATGCAGCCGATCGGCGTCACCATTGTCGGGGGCATCCTTTCCGGCGCTGTTCTTACTCTTTTCGTGACTCCGATCATGTATACCCTGCTCAACAAGCGCCGGGAGAAGCGGTTCTACGACCCGGATTCTCTGCAGAATATGCTGGAGAACTATCAATCCTGA
- a CDS encoding efflux RND transporter periplasmic adaptor subunit codes for MIKTSADRIIQLFLLAFIFIFGAAILVAVFTPDKADAQKAPAAGNASPAEQKKTPGASGGDKQNAITVAVRDIAPADIEKAIRINGDVASRSEISIYADASGKLVDYKVGPGAEIKKGGVIALVDPSRPGSPFAVSPVRSTIDGTVISLPYKIGETISVSSPVAKVGVIDELELITFVPEKYVAVLRSGLKASVALVPFPGEVFSARVARVSPVVDSVSRTVEAVLVFDAKDERLKPGMFAAISLVTEKRSGVCVVPRSALRIYNGETVVYTVDADSKARRVRVSTGLMNDKDAEIVSGLSFGDAVIYSGSVSEGTPIRRVAEGKKS; via the coding sequence ATGATTAAAACTTCTGCGGACAGAATCATTCAGCTGTTTTTACTGGCCTTTATTTTTATTTTCGGGGCAGCCATTCTGGTTGCGGTTTTTACGCCGGATAAAGCCGACGCGCAAAAGGCGCCTGCCGCCGGAAACGCTTCGCCTGCAGAGCAGAAGAAAACTCCCGGCGCGTCCGGCGGCGACAAGCAAAACGCGATCACCGTGGCCGTCCGGGATATTGCGCCGGCTGACATCGAAAAGGCTATCCGCATCAACGGGGATGTCGCTTCGCGGTCGGAAATTTCGATCTATGCCGACGCCTCGGGAAAGCTGGTCGATTATAAGGTGGGACCGGGAGCCGAGATCAAGAAGGGCGGGGTGATCGCTCTTGTGGATCCTTCCCGCCCGGGGTCTCCCTTTGCGGTGAGCCCCGTCCGTTCGACGATCGACGGAACGGTGATTTCTCTTCCGTATAAAATAGGCGAAACGATCAGCGTCTCCTCTCCGGTTGCCAAGGTCGGCGTTATCGACGAGCTGGAGCTCATCACCTTTGTTCCGGAAAAGTATGTCGCCGTGCTGCGAAGCGGATTGAAGGCGAGCGTTGCCCTCGTTCCCTTTCCGGGAGAAGTGTTTTCGGCGCGCGTGGCCAGGGTGAGCCCGGTCGTGGATTCGGTTTCCAGAACCGTGGAAGCCGTCCTTGTGTTCGATGCAAAAGACGAGCGCCTGAAGCCCGGCATGTTCGCCGCCATCAGCCTCGTCACGGAAAAAAGATCCGGAGTGTGCGTCGTGCCGCGGAGCGCTTTGCGAATCTATAACGGGGAAACCGTCGTGTATACCGTAGACGCGGATTCGAAGGCCCGCCGGGTTCGGGTTTCGACCGGCTTGATGAACGACAAGGACGCTGAAATAGTCAGCGGTCTTTCGTTCGGGGATGCGGTCATTTATTCCGGCTCCGTTTCCGAAGGCACGCCGATCCGCAGAGTCGCGGAGGGTAAAAAGTCATGA
- a CDS encoding MATE family efflux transporter, protein MKITPTTLTKSMANRLGTAEFHRALFSLAIPIMLQNLINSSVNMIDTVMIGRLGTAEIAAVGLANNFFFLMNMILFGAVSGGGVFAAQFWGKKDIAGIRKNFGLCLIIVFAIASLFTGVSLFAPRTILSLYSRDPMVVELGSLYLRTVAPCFIPFGISFVFTLMMRTIEKVKLSMTATFISLSLNVCLNALLIFGLGPFPELGIRGAAIATVIARFVELLILVTTAYARKYAIAGTFRELFAIDARFVSRYFAIAFPVIVNELLWSLGVSMQNLIFARTGTDAFAAFNIVNTLSQLTWVVFIGLGNGCSVLIGKRIGEGREDAARAYSRYITSFAPLMAFCIAFLLLPLSRLVPVLFKVEPAVLGTVSSMIMLLALSYPFRAFNMSMVIGVCRAGGDTVFSVFYDLFFMWTFALPLGAAASFAFGLPAWAVYACIASEDVLKVLPGWLRLRSGKWLHNVT, encoded by the coding sequence ATGAAAATAACCCCGACAACGCTTACAAAATCGATGGCAAACCGGCTGGGAACCGCCGAATTCCACCGCGCGCTTTTCTCTCTGGCGATTCCGATCATGCTGCAAAACCTGATCAATTCATCCGTCAACATGATCGACACCGTCATGATCGGCCGTCTCGGAACGGCGGAAATCGCCGCCGTAGGACTTGCGAACAACTTCTTCTTTCTGATGAATATGATCCTCTTCGGAGCGGTTTCAGGAGGAGGCGTGTTCGCGGCCCAGTTCTGGGGGAAAAAGGACATAGCGGGCATCCGGAAAAACTTCGGATTGTGTTTGATCATCGTGTTCGCGATAGCGTCGCTGTTCACGGGAGTCAGCCTGTTCGCCCCGCGAACGATCCTGTCCCTCTACTCCAGGGACCCGATGGTCGTCGAACTCGGCAGTTTGTATCTCAGGACCGTGGCGCCCTGCTTCATACCTTTCGGGATAAGCTTCGTATTCACCCTGATGATGCGGACGATCGAAAAAGTCAAGCTTTCGATGACGGCGACCTTCATATCGCTGAGTTTGAACGTCTGCCTGAACGCCCTCCTCATTTTCGGACTCGGACCCTTTCCCGAGCTGGGAATCAGGGGAGCGGCCATTGCCACCGTGATCGCCCGCTTCGTCGAGCTTTTGATCCTCGTGACGACTGCCTACGCCAGAAAATACGCGATCGCGGGAACCTTCAGGGAGCTGTTCGCTATCGACGCCCGCTTCGTATCCCGGTACTTCGCGATCGCTTTTCCGGTGATCGTCAACGAGCTTTTGTGGTCCCTCGGGGTTTCGATGCAGAACCTTATTTTCGCGAGAACCGGCACGGACGCCTTCGCGGCCTTCAACATAGTGAACACGCTTTCCCAGCTCACCTGGGTGGTGTTCATCGGACTGGGAAACGGCTGTTCGGTATTGATCGGGAAACGGATCGGCGAAGGCAGGGAGGATGCGGCGCGCGCGTATTCGAGGTATATAACCTCATTCGCGCCGCTCATGGCGTTTTGCATCGCGTTTTTGCTGCTGCCGCTTTCGCGCCTGGTTCCGGTTCTTTTCAAGGTTGAGCCAGCCGTTTTGGGAACCGTCTCCTCGATGATCATGCTGCTCGCGCTCAGCTATCCGTTCAGGGCGTTCAACATGTCCATGGTGATCGGCGTGTGCAGGGCGGGAGGGGACACGGTATTCAGCGTGTTCTACGATTTGTTTTTCATGTGGACGTTCGCGCTGCCGCTCGGAGCGGCCGCCTCGTTCGCATTCGGCCTTCCGGCGTGGGCAGTATATGCCTGCATCGCGTCGGAAGACGTCCTGAAAGTACTACCCGGATGGTTACGGTTGCGCAGCGGAAAATGGCTGCACAACGTCACCTGA
- a CDS encoding TolC family protein encodes MFILKKKSILLCAVALLSVCSYAQASDFFSPDDELTLDDAWRIARENNLALKKQRLAFEQAEYANKWKTNRFYPNISLSGSLKNVHALPGGAESAATGTVLSASAGLSLSLNSGIAESLAQDEAAYLAAAANYRKTEASLYRDVWKAWNAVYAAQGDLSLTEHNLVLAQSLAAKARSNYENGQIPELDMLQAEYSAASLLPQAMIRKNALAGSLRNLNSLLGIPLDSVLPMAPVEPCSGQVIKKPDDMDRYIALRHDVVSAGIALARAKSAARNSALTRYGPTVSVSENFGIADLSEGSGLPETGSFSLSLSLPLGGYLPGSKDAVAQRDAETAVKEAELALMQTRVAARKEIESLFESANQLVESLTVHKLNERNTIRAYELARQGYEAGLVGSTNLETARKDRLNAGLALLSAESSYRNVVADLTFALNIPVSELMNQGDDND; translated from the coding sequence GTGTTTATATTGAAGAAAAAAAGCATCCTTTTATGCGCCGTTGCCCTTCTGTCCGTGTGTTCCTATGCCCAGGCTTCAGATTTTTTTAGTCCTGACGACGAACTTACCCTGGACGACGCATGGCGGATAGCCCGGGAGAATAATCTTGCGCTGAAGAAACAACGTTTGGCATTCGAACAGGCCGAATACGCTAATAAATGGAAGACGAATCGTTTTTATCCGAACATTTCGTTATCAGGTTCCCTTAAAAACGTCCATGCGCTGCCGGGCGGCGCGGAATCTGCCGCGACTGGAACCGTTCTGTCCGCGTCGGCAGGCTTGTCTCTGTCGTTGAACAGCGGCATCGCGGAAAGTTTGGCTCAGGACGAGGCGGCGTATCTTGCGGCCGCGGCGAATTATCGGAAAACCGAGGCGTCCCTGTATCGGGATGTGTGGAAGGCCTGGAACGCAGTCTACGCTGCCCAAGGGGATCTCTCGCTGACCGAGCATAATCTGGTTCTTGCCCAAAGCCTTGCGGCTAAGGCCCGATCGAATTATGAAAACGGACAGATTCCCGAACTCGACATGCTTCAGGCTGAATATTCAGCCGCCTCGCTTCTCCCCCAGGCGATGATTCGGAAAAACGCCCTGGCGGGAAGCCTGAGAAACCTCAATTCTCTCCTTGGGATACCGCTTGATTCGGTTCTTCCGATGGCTCCCGTCGAACCCTGTTCCGGGCAGGTCATTAAAAAGCCGGACGACATGGATCGATACATCGCGCTCAGGCACGACGTCGTTTCGGCGGGAATTGCGCTGGCGCGGGCGAAAAGCGCGGCACGGAACAGCGCGCTCACCCGATACGGCCCGACTGTTTCTGTTTCGGAGAATTTCGGGATAGCGGATTTGTCTGAAGGTTCCGGTCTTCCGGAAACAGGATCTTTTTCGTTGTCTCTGTCTCTCCCGCTCGGAGGCTATCTGCCGGGTTCGAAAGACGCCGTTGCGCAAAGGGACGCCGAGACCGCGGTTAAAGAAGCGGAACTAGCGTTGATGCAAACCCGCGTCGCGGCACGGAAAGAGATAGAAAGTTTGTTCGAGTCAGCTAATCAGCTGGTTGAATCGCTGACTGTGCATAAATTGAATGAAAGAAATACGATCAGGGCATACGAGCTCGCCAGGCAGGGATACGAAGCCGGCCTCGTCGGTTCGACGAATTTGGAAACAGCCAGGAAAGACCGCCTGAACGCCGGCCTCGCTCTTCTATCCGCCGAATCGTCGTATCGAAACGTGGTCGCCGATTTGACCTTTGCGCTGAACATCCCCGTTTCGGAATTGATGAACCAAGGAGACGATAATGATTAA